Proteins from a genomic interval of Zingiber officinale cultivar Zhangliang chromosome 1B, Zo_v1.1, whole genome shotgun sequence:
- the LOC121995247 gene encoding 40S ribosomal protein S5-like, whose amino-acid sequence MAIQQQEVKLFNRWSFDDVEVSDMSLADYIAVTPPKHATYLPHTAGRYSGKRFRKAQCPIIERLTNSLMMHGRNNGKKLMVVCIIKHAMEIIHLLTDANPIQIVVDAIINRGSTPRSCKPRGSFRSPTTGGLRPRSRSWRVLLSVPTLP is encoded by the exons ATGGCAATCCAGCAACAGGAGGTTAAGCTCTTTAATCGCTGGTCGTTCGACGATGTCGAG GTCAGTGACATGTCTCTTGCTGATTACATCGCTGTGACTCCTCCAAAACATGCTACATACCTTCCTCATACTGCTGGAAGATATTCTGGTAAGAGGTTCCGCAAGGCTCAGTGCCCAATTATTGAAAGACTTACCAATTCTTTGATGATGCATGGCCGGAACAATGGAAAGAAGCTTATGGTTGTCTGCATAATTAAACATGCTATGGAAATTATTCATTTGCTTACTGATGCAAATCCAATACAAATTGTGGTTGATGCGATCATTAACAg AGGGAGCACGCCGCGCTCATGCAAGCCCAGAGGAAGTTTCAGATCGCCCACTACGGGAGGACTCCGGCCAAGATCGAGGAGTTGGCGGGTTCTATTGAGTGTCCCGACATTGCCATGA